A DNA window from Armatimonadota bacterium contains the following coding sequences:
- a CDS encoding iron ABC transporter permease, translating to MRVEIPHSRGRKAPWLTLRIRGLSFRIDRRVPPVLTLALLAMVTAMVINIGVGAYPIPPLDVIRTVLGLPTGNEDYSFIVNVLRLPRMLVAALVGLALGVSGAIIQGLTRNPLADPGILGISAGASLSAVTLIVVVRNVPSGVIPIAAFGGAVTVALLIYFLAWRGGDSPIRLVLVGIGLGAICGAATTLMITFGDIWDVQRALVWITGSVYGRSWEEFWPLLPWIVIFVPLALFLARDLNALNLGEEVAQGLGIPVVWQRGLLLLTAVALAAATVAAAGTIGFVGLMAPHIGRRLVGPDHSGLLPTAGVVGALLVVLADLVGRTLFSPIELPAGLVTAAIGAPFFIGLLWRQQKR from the coding sequence ATGAGGGTCGAGATTCCACATTCCCGTGGTCGGAAGGCACCATGGCTAACCCTCCGCATCCGTGGCCTTTCTTTTCGCATTGACCGGCGCGTGCCGCCTGTGCTAACACTGGCACTGCTGGCAATGGTCACAGCAATGGTGATCAACATTGGGGTCGGTGCATACCCTATCCCACCGCTCGATGTAATACGGACTGTACTCGGCCTACCGACCGGCAATGAAGATTATTCCTTCATTGTAAATGTGCTACGTCTGCCGCGTATGCTCGTCGCCGCGCTGGTCGGCCTGGCACTTGGGGTCTCTGGGGCGATTATCCAGGGCCTGACCCGCAATCCACTGGCCGATCCCGGCATCCTCGGCATCAGCGCTGGCGCCAGCCTTAGCGCCGTGACGCTCATCGTCGTCGTGCGCAACGTACCATCCGGTGTCATCCCTATAGCTGCTTTCGGCGGCGCTGTTACGGTCGCCTTGTTGATCTACTTTCTGGCCTGGCGAGGCGGCGATTCTCCCATTCGATTGGTACTGGTTGGGATTGGGTTGGGTGCGATCTGCGGCGCAGCCACCACCCTGATGATCACGTTTGGCGATATCTGGGATGTGCAACGGGCGCTAGTCTGGATTACGGGTAGCGTCTACGGACGCTCGTGGGAGGAATTTTGGCCTCTCCTGCCGTGGATCGTTATCTTCGTACCGCTGGCTCTGTTCCTGGCCCGTGACCTCAACGCACTCAATCTGGGTGAAGAAGTCGCTCAGGGATTAGGCATCCCGGTGGTCTGGCAGCGCGGCCTGTTACTTCTCACAGCGGTCGCTCTGGCGGCAGCAACGGTTGCTGCTGCGGGGACAATTGGCTTTGTTGGCCTAATGGCGCCACATATCGGACGAAGATTGGTTGGTCCTGATCATAGTGGCTTATTGCCAACCGCCGGCGTTGTCGGCGCGCTCCTGGTCGTCCTGGCCGATCTGGTGGGTCGCACGCTGTTTTCACCCATCGAACTACCTGCCGGACTGGTTACCGCTGCCATCGGCGCACCTTTCTTTATCGGATTGTTGTGGCGGCAACAAAAGCGCTGA
- a CDS encoding ABC transporter substrate-binding protein, which produces MCAATLIDATDALLSRYDQLDLRGLSVAEVAELLRQQGAAYLSPIERIELAERLITRRRFLIGAGALALGMITGCGSQEQAAAPTATVATTRTVVDGLGRSVEVPATPQRVVALHDLDNAYALASLDFAPIGMGSITLGDPFERLRSLGPIPPALEQTVEVGLLYEPNLEAIASLQPDLILGTRGSHEQILDQLAAIAPTVLIDQTAGDDVLSNQRFLASLVGVEDRIDEQLARYEARIAAFRERYADTLNTLEYTRIDSYGVGAEDNYLILFDLTPGTRVLTDLGARRSKTNGNAGNDPFPAISLERLADYDADVIFIGVEAGTQPEPQILQLLSATFAGQNNQIFAVDYGVWGFRLVDALFIVLDDIEQILSSRSLNTAGDFR; this is translated from the coding sequence ATGTGTGCTGCAACGCTCATTGACGCTACCGATGCTCTCCTCAGCCGCTATGACCAGCTCGATCTGCGTGGTCTGAGCGTCGCAGAGGTCGCGGAGTTGCTGCGCCAGCAGGGCGCAGCGTACCTCAGCCCGATTGAACGCATCGAACTGGCTGAGCGGTTAATCACCCGTCGCCGTTTCCTGATCGGTGCAGGGGCATTAGCCCTGGGCATGATCACCGGCTGTGGGTCGCAGGAGCAGGCTGCTGCACCAACGGCGACGGTGGCAACGACGCGCACGGTTGTTGACGGCCTGGGGCGGAGTGTCGAGGTGCCGGCAACGCCGCAGCGCGTGGTGGCTCTGCACGATCTGGACAACGCCTACGCACTGGCATCGCTAGACTTTGCACCGATTGGTATGGGCAGCATTACACTCGGTGATCCCTTCGAGCGATTGCGCTCCCTCGGCCCTATCCCGCCAGCACTGGAGCAGACGGTTGAGGTTGGGTTATTGTACGAGCCGAACCTTGAAGCAATCGCTTCCTTACAACCTGATCTCATCCTGGGCACACGTGGCTCACACGAACAGATCCTCGATCAACTGGCAGCAATCGCGCCGACTGTCCTGATCGATCAGACTGCTGGCGACGATGTGCTATCGAACCAGCGCTTTCTGGCATCGCTCGTCGGCGTGGAGGATCGGATCGACGAGCAGCTTGCCCGCTACGAAGCGCGGATCGCAGCATTCAGAGAACGCTATGCCGATACGCTAAACACCCTCGAATATACCCGCATCGACAGCTATGGTGTCGGTGCTGAAGATAACTACCTGATCCTGTTCGATCTGACACCTGGCACCCGGGTGTTGACCGATCTTGGCGCGCGACGATCAAAAACGAATGGCAACGCTGGCAATGACCCGTTTCCCGCGATTAGCCTGGAGCGCCTGGCTGACTACGATGCCGATGTCATCTTCATCGGCGTTGAGGCCGGTACGCAGCCGGAGCCACAAATCTTGCAGCTATTGTCAGCGACGTTCGCCGGTCAGAACAATCAAATCTTCGCCGTCGATTATGGCGTCTGGGGCTTTCGACTTGTCGATGCGCTCTTCATTGTTCTGGACGATATTGAACAGATTCTCTCTTCACGTTCGCTCAACACGGCAGGGGATTTTCGTTGA
- a CDS encoding siderophore ABC transporter permease has translation MATVAANTTGTQTLSIKRSRLMLLLGLPVCAIILGLALLSSIAFGAADIAPADVWQALVAFNPASTDHLIIRTLRVPRAAVAALVGAALAVAGALMQGLTRNPLADPGILGIETGAALGVVSAVFFLKIGSLYLYALFAFAGATLTALAVYALGSIGRGGPTPLKITIAGAALTALLSSFTTGILIFNQRTLEEVRFWLAGSVAGRDLNLLVQASPYLICGLLLALALGRQITTISLGDDIAKGLGQRTGWVKLLTAVATVVLAGASVAVAGPIGFVGLVIPHAVRFLVGVDYRWILPYAALIGATFLVLSDVAARLIIRPTELPVGVMTALIGGPFFVYLVRWRVKR, from the coding sequence ATGGCTACAGTTGCTGCAAATACCACTGGCACGCAGACCCTCAGCATCAAACGCTCGCGCCTGATGCTCTTGCTTGGCTTACCGGTATGTGCAATCATCCTCGGTCTTGCCTTGCTGAGCAGCATCGCTTTCGGCGCTGCGGACATCGCGCCTGCCGATGTCTGGCAGGCACTGGTCGCCTTCAACCCGGCATCAACCGATCACCTGATCATCCGTACCTTGCGGGTGCCGCGTGCGGCGGTGGCGGCGCTGGTTGGCGCAGCGCTGGCGGTGGCTGGAGCACTGATGCAGGGGTTGACCCGCAACCCACTGGCCGATCCAGGTATTCTTGGCATTGAAACCGGTGCGGCACTGGGTGTCGTTTCTGCCGTCTTCTTTCTCAAGATTGGTTCGTTGTACCTGTACGCTCTGTTTGCCTTCGCCGGTGCGACATTGACTGCACTGGCAGTCTATGCACTCGGTTCAATTGGTCGCGGTGGACCTACACCGCTAAAGATCACGATTGCCGGTGCTGCACTTACCGCACTGCTTTCATCATTTACCACTGGCATCCTGATCTTTAACCAGCGTACTCTCGAAGAAGTGCGCTTCTGGCTGGCCGGTAGCGTCGCCGGACGTGATCTCAATCTGCTGGTACAGGCATCGCCGTACCTGATTTGTGGATTGTTACTGGCATTGGCGCTGGGGCGTCAGATCACCACCATTTCGCTGGGTGACGACATCGCGAAGGGACTCGGTCAACGCACCGGCTGGGTAAAGCTGTTGACTGCCGTAGCGACCGTGGTTCTGGCCGGCGCCAGCGTGGCCGTTGCCGGTCCGATTGGATTTGTCGGTCTGGTCATTCCCCACGCGGTGCGTTTTCTGGTTGGAGTGGATTATCGCTGGATTTTACCCTATGCCGCATTGATCGGAGCCACCTTTCTGGTGCTGTCTGACGTGGCCGCACGCCTCATCATTCGCCCAACCGAATTGCCGGTTGGGGTCATGACTGCCCTGATCGGAGGACCCTTCTTCGTCTATCTGGTGCGCTGGCGGGTGAAACGATGA